One genomic segment of Drosophila melanogaster chromosome 3L includes these proteins:
- the Abl gene encoding Abl tyrosine kinase, isoform G, producing the protein MGAQQGKDRGAHSGGGGSGAPVSCIGLSSSPVASVSPHCISSSSGVSSAPLGGGSTLRGSRIKSSSSGVASGSGSGGGGGGSGSGLSQRSGGHKDARCNPTVGLNIFTEHNGTKHSSFRGHPGKYHMNLEALLQSRPLPHIPAGSTAASLLADAAELQQHQQDSGGLGLQGSSLGGGHSSTTSVFESAHRWTSKENLLAPGPEEDDPQLFVALYDFQAGGENQLSLKKGEQVRILSYNKSGEWCEAHSDSGNVGWVPSNYVTPLNSLEKHSWYHGPISRNAAEYLLSSGINGSFLVRESESSPGQRSISLRYEGRVYHYRISEDPDGKVFVTQEAKFNTLAELVHHHSVPHEGHGLITPLLYPAPKQNKPTVFPLSPEPDEWEICRTDIMMKHKLGGGQYGEVYEAVWKRYGNTVAVKTLKEDTMALKDFLEEAAIMKEMKHPNLVQLIGVCTREPPFYIITEFMSHGNLLDFLRSAGRETLDAVALLYMATQIASGMSYLESRNYIHRDLAARNCLVGDNKLVKVADFGLARLMRDDTYTAHAGAKFPIKWTAPEGLAYNKFSTKSDVWAFGVLLWEIATYGMSPYPAIDLTDVYHKLDKGYRMERPPGCPPEVYDLMRQCWQWDATDRPTFKSIHHALEHMFQESSITEAVEKQLNANATSASSSAPSTSGVATGGGATTTTAASGCASSSSATASLSLTPQMVKKGLPGGQALTPNAHHNDPHQQQASTPMSETGSTSTKLSTFSSQGKGNVQMRRTTNKQGKQAPAPPKRTSLLSSSRDSTYREEDPANARCNFIDDLSTNGLARDINSLTQRYDSETDPAADPDTDATGDSLEQSLSQVIAAPVTNKMQHSLHSGGGGGGIGPRSSQQHSSFKRPTGTPVMGNRGLETRQSKRSQLHSQAPGPGPPSTQPHHGNNGVVTSAHPITVGALDVMNVKQVVNRYGTLPKGARIGAYLDSLEDSSEAAPALPATAPSLPPANGHATPPAARLNPKASPIPPQQMIRSNSSGGVTMQNNAAASLNKLQRHRTTTEGTMMTFSSFRAGGSSSSPKRSASGVASGVQPALANLEFPPPPLDLPPPPEEFEGGPPPPPPAPESAVQAIQQHLHAQLPNNGNISNGNGTNNNDSSHNDVSNIAPSVEEASSRFGVSLRKREPSTDSCSSLGSPPEDLKEKLITEIKAAGKDTAPASHLANGSGIAVVDPVSLLVTELAESMNLPKPPPQQQQKLTNGNSTGSGFKAQLKKVEPKKMSAPMPKAEPANTIIDFKAHLRRVDKEKEPATPAPAPATVAVANNANCNTTGTLNRKEDGSKKFSQAMQKTEIKIDVTNSNVEADAGAAGEGDLGKRRSTDDEEQSHTEGLGSGGQGSADMTQSLYEQKPQIQQKPAVPHKPTKLTIYATPIAKLTEPASSASSTQISRESILELVGLLEGSLKHPVNAIAGSQWLQLSDKLNILHNSCVIFAENGAMPPHSKFQFRELVTRVEAQSQHLRSAGSKNVQDNERLVAEVGQSLRQISNALNR; encoded by the exons GTACCAAGCACAGCTCTTTTCGCGGCCATCCAGGCAAATATCACATGAACTTAG AAGCCCTGCTGCAGTCGCGTCCATTACCTCACATTCCGGCCGGCAGCACGGCGGCCTCTCTTCTGGCGGATGCCGCtgagctgcagcagcatcagcaggaTTCCGGTGGACTGGGACTGCAGGGCTCCTCCCTGGGCGGTGGTCACAGTTCGACTACATCCGTGTTTGAATCCGCCCATCGGTGGACCTCGAAGGAGAACCTACTGGCCCCCGGACCCGAGGAGGATGATCCGCAACTTTTTGTGGCGCTATACGATTTCCAAGCCGGCGGAGAGAATCAATTGAGTCTGAAGAAAGGCGAGCAGGTGCGCATACTTAGCTACAACAAATCGGGGGAGTGGTGCGAGGCGCACTCGGACTCCGGAAACGTTGGATGGGTGCCCTCCAACTATGTCACGCCGCTCAATTCGCTGGAGAAGCACTCCTGGTACCACGGGCCTATCTCACGCAACGCCGCCGAGTATCTTCTCAGCTCCGGAATCAATGGCAGTTTCCTGGTCCGTGAAAGTGAAAGTTCACCGGGTCAAAGGAGCATCAGTTTGAG ATACGAGGGTCGCGTCTATCACTACCGCATCTCAGAGGATCCCGATGGGAAAGTCTTCGTTACCCAGGAGGCCAAGTTTAACACTCTGGCCGAGCTGGTGCATCATCACAGCGTGCCCCATGAGGGTCACGGCCTGATCACACCGCTCCTATATCCGGCGCCCAAGCAGAACAAGCCCACCGTCTTTCCGCTGAGTCCCGAGCCGGATGAGTGGGAGATCTGCCGGACGGACATCATGATGAAGCACAAGCTAGGCGGCGGTCAGTACGGAGAGGTCTACGAGGCCGTTTGGAAGCGGTATGGCAATACGGTGGCTGTTAAAACGCTCAAGGAGGACACCATGGCACTGAAGGACTTCCTCGAAGAGGCGGCCATCATGAAGGAAATGAAGCACCCTAATCTGGTGCAGCTCATTG GTGTTTGCACCAGAGAACCACCGTTCTATATCATCACCGAGTTTATGTCGCACGGCAATCTGTTGGACTTCCTGCGCTCCGCCGGACGCGAAACGCTCGATGCAGTAGCGTTGCTGTACATGGCCACTCAGATAGCGTCGGGAATGAGCTACCTGGAGTCGCGCAACTACATTCATCGCGATCTCGCTGCCCGCAATTGCCTGGTGGGTGACAACAAGCTGGTCAAGGTGGCGGATTTCGGCCTGGCACGTTTGATGCGGGACGACACGTATACAGCACATGCCGGAGCCAAGTTCCCGATCAAATGGACCGCACCGGAGGGTCTGGCCTACAACAAGTTTAGCACCAAATCAGACGTTTGGGCCTTCGGAGTCTTGCTGTGGGAAATCGCCACGTATGGAATGTCACCGTATCCGGCCATCGATCTGACCGATGTGTACCACAAGCTAGACAAGGGCTATCGCATGGAGCGACCGCCAGGCTGCCCGCCGGAGGTGTACGACTTGATGCGCCAGTGCTGGCAGTGGGATGCCACCGACAGGCCCACGTTCAAGAGCATACACCATGCGCTGGAGCACATGTTTCAG GAATCGTCCATCACCGAAGCGGTGGAAAAGCAGCTGAACGCCAACGCCACCAGCGCGAGCAGCTCCGCTCCGAGCACATCGGGCGTGGCCACCGGCGGAGGAGCCACAACCACGACGGCGGCCAGCGGCTGCGCTTCCTCATCCTCGGCCACCGCCTCGCTAAGTCTCACACCGCAGATGGTGAAGAAGGGTTTACCCGGCGGTCAGGCCCTCACGCCGAACGCCCACCACAACGATCCGCACCAGCAGCAGGCCAGCACGCCCATGTCAG AAACCGGATCCACTTCCACCAAGCTAAGCACTTTCTCCAGCCAGGGCAAGGGCAATGTCCAGATGCGTCGCACCACCAACAAGCAGGGCAAACAGGCGCCCGCCCCACCAAAGCGAACCAG CCTGCTCTCGAGCAGTCGGGACTCCACTTATCGCGAGGAGGATCCAGCCAACGCCAGATGCAATTTCATCGACGACCTCAGCACGAATG GACTAGCCCGGGACATCAACAGTTTGACGCAGCGGTACGATTCCGAAACAGATCCGGCAGCCGACCCGGACACAGATGCCACGGGCGATAGTCTGGAGCAGAGTCTGAGCCAAGTGATAGCCGCTCCGGTCACCAACAAGATGCAGCATTCTCTTCAcagcggaggaggaggaggaggaataGGTCCTCGATCCTCGCAGCAACACAGCTCCTTCAAGCGACCGACTGGAACACCCGTGATGGGTAACCGAGGACTAGAGACCCGGCAGAGCAAGCGGTCCCAGCTCCATTCACAGGCTCCGGGTCCAGGACCGCCATCAACTCAACCGCATCATGGCAACAACGGCGTGGTGACCAGTGCTCATCCCATCACTGTGGGTGCGCTCGATGTGATGAATGTCAAGCAGGTGGTGAACCGCTACGGAACACTACCAAAGGGTGCCAGAATCGGTGCCTATCTGGACAGTCTTGAGGATAGCAGTGAGGCTGCTCCTGCTCTTCCGGCAACTGCTCCTTCTCTGCCACCAGCCAATGGACACGCCACGCCTCCGGCTGCCAGACTAAATCCGAAGGCCAGCCCCATTCCGCCACAGCAAATGATCAGGAGCAACTCGTCGGGCGGAGTGACCATGCAAAACAATGCGGCTGCCAGCTTAAACAAGCTTCAGCGTCATCGCACCACTACCGAAGGCACCATGATGACGTTCTCCTCCTTCCGGGCGGGCGGTTCCAGTAGCTCACCCAAGCGGAGTGCCTCGGGAGTGGCTTCAGGAGTCCAGCCAGCTCTGGCCAACCTTGAGTTTCCACCGCCTCCGTTGGACTTGCCTCCGCCGCCCGAGGAATTCGAAGGCGgaccaccacctcctccaccGGCGCCGGAGAGCGCTGTGCAGGCCATCCAGCAGCACTTGCATGCCCAGCTGCCAAACAATGGCAACATTAGCAATGGAAACGGAACaaacaacaacgacagcaGCCACAACGATGTTAGCAACATAGCTCCCAGTGTGGAGGAGGCCAGCTCCAGATTCGGTGTGTCTCTGAGAAAACGCGAGCCCTCCACCGACTCCTGCAGCTCGCTGGGCAGTCCACCCGAGGATCTCAAGGAAAAGCTAATCACCGAAATCAAGGCGGCCGGCAAGGATACTGCTCCGGCCTCACATCTGGCCAACGGCTCGGGCATCGCTGTCGTGGACCCCGTCTCCCTGCTTGTCACCGAACTAGCCGAGAGCATGAACCTGCCAaagccgccgccgcagcagcagcaaaagctgACCAACGGCAATAGTACTGGGTCCGGATTCAAGGCTCAGCTGAAGAAAGTCGAGCCCAAAAAGATGAGCGCGCCAATGCCCAAGGCGGAGCCGGCAAATACCATCATCGACTTCAAggctcatctgcgccgggtGGACAAGGAAAAGGAGCCAGcaactccagctccagctccagctacTGTAGCCGTAGCCAACAATGCCAACTGCAATACAACGGGCACTTTGAACCGGAAGGAGGACGGCAGCAAGAAGTTCTCGCAGGCCATGCAAAAGACTGAAATCAAAATCGACGTAACAAACTCGAATGTGGAGGCGGATGCGGGAGCAGCGGGCGAGGGCGATCTCGGCAAGCGGCGAAGCACAG ATGACGAGGAGCAGTCGCACACGGAGGGCCTGGGATCGGGAGGCCAAGGATCAGCAGACATGACCCAGTCGCTGTACGAGCAGAAGCCACAGATCCAGCAAAAGCCAGCGGTGCCGCACAAGCCAACAAAGCTAACCATCTACGCCACGCCTATTGCCAAACTGACCGAACCAGCCAGCTCCGCCAGCTCCACACAGATATCACGGGAGAGCATTCTGGAGCTGGTTGGCCTGCTAGAGGGCTCGCTCAAGCACCCGGTGAATGCCATCGCTGGATCTCAGTGGCTGCAGCTGAGTGACAAGCTCAACATCCTGCACAATTCGTGCGTGATCTTCGCGGAGAACGGAGCGATGCCGCCGCACTCCAAGTTCCAGTTCCGGGAGCTGGTCACGCGCGTGGAAGCACAGTCGCAGCACTTGCGCTCCGCCGGCAGCAAGAACGTCCAGGACAACGAGCGCCTGGTGGCCGAAGTCGGTCAGTCGCTGCGTCAGATCTCCAATGCGCTTAACAGGTAA
- the Abl gene encoding Abl tyrosine kinase, isoform D, which translates to MGAQQGKDRGAHSGGGGSGAPVSCIGLSSSPVASVSPHCISSSSGVSSAPLGGGSTLRGSRIKSSSSGVASGSGSGGGGGGSGSGLSQRSGGHKDARCNPTVGLNIFTEHNGTKHSSFRGHPGKYHMNLEALLQSRPLPHIPAGSTAASLLADAAELQQHQQDSGGLGLQGSSLGGGHSSTTSVFESAHRWTSKENLLAPGPEEDDPQLFVALYDFQAGGENQLSLKKGEQVRILSYNKSGEWCEAHSDSGNVGWVPSNYVTPLNSLEKHSWYHGPISRNAAEYLLSSGINGSFLVRESESSPGQRSISLRYEGRVYHYRISEDPDGKVFVTQEAKFNTLAELVHHHSVPHEGHGLITPLLYPAPKQNKPTVFPLSPEPDEWEICRTDIMMKHKLGGGQYGEVYEAVWKRYGNTVAVKTLKEDTMALKDFLEEAAIMKEMKHPNLVQLIGVCTREPPFYIITEFMSHGNLLDFLRSAGRETLDAVALLYMATQIASGMSYLESRNYIHRDLAARNCLVGDNKLVKVADFGLARLMRDDTYTAHAGAKFPIKWTAPEGLAYNKFSTKSDVWAFGVLLWEIATYGMSPYPAIDLTDVYHKLDKGYRMERPPGCPPEVYDLMRQCWQWDATDRPTFKSIHHALEHMFQESSITEAVEKQLNANATSASSSAPSTSGVATGGGATTTTAASGCASSSSATASLSLTPQMVKKGLPGGQALTPNAHHNDPHQQQASTPMSETGSTSTKLSTFSSQGKGNVQMRRTTNKQGKQAPAPPKRTSLLSSSRDSTYREEDPANARCNFIDDLSTNGIHKLKTANYFSQTLSRNFKTQIPTHHTHQIRTQQQQQQQSVQQQQQIVPLSVQQQAHQQQQKQQQYSIKKSSSCSSFLYDILFRGLARDINSLTQRYDSETDPAADPDTDATGDSLEQSLSQVIAAPVTNKMQHSLHSGGGGGGIGPRSSQQHSSFKRPTGTPVMGNRGLETRQSKRSQLHSQAPGPGPPSTQPHHGNNGVVTSAHPITVGALDVMNVKQVVNRYGTLPKGARIGAYLDSLEDSSEAAPALPATAPSLPPANGHATPPAARLNPKASPIPPQQMIRSNSSGGVTMQNNAAASLNKLQRHRTTTEGTMMTFSSFRAGGSSSSPKRSASGVASGVQPALANLEFPPPPLDLPPPPEEFEGGPPPPPPAPESAVQAIQQHLHAQLPNNGNISNGNGTNNNDSSHNDVSNIAPSVEEASSRFGVSLRKREPSTDSCSSLGSPPEDLKEKLITEIKAAGKDTAPASHLANGSGIAVVDPVSLLVTELAESMNLPKPPPQQQQKLTNGNSTGSGFKAQLKKVEPKKMSAPMPKAEPANTIIDFKAHLRRVDKEKEPATPAPAPATVAVANNANCNTTGTLNRKEDGSKKFSQAMQKTEIKIDVTNSNVEADAGAAGEGDLGKRRSTDDEEQSHTEGLGSGGQGSADMTQSLYEQKPQIQQKPAVPHKPTKLTIYATPIAKLTEPASSASSTQISRESILELVGLLEGSLKHPVNAIAGSQWLQLSDKLNILHNSCVIFAENGAMPPHSKFQFRELVTRVEAQSQHLRSAGSKNVQDNERLVAEVGQSLRQISNALNR; encoded by the exons GTACCAAGCACAGCTCTTTTCGCGGCCATCCAGGCAAATATCACATGAACTTAG AAGCCCTGCTGCAGTCGCGTCCATTACCTCACATTCCGGCCGGCAGCACGGCGGCCTCTCTTCTGGCGGATGCCGCtgagctgcagcagcatcagcaggaTTCCGGTGGACTGGGACTGCAGGGCTCCTCCCTGGGCGGTGGTCACAGTTCGACTACATCCGTGTTTGAATCCGCCCATCGGTGGACCTCGAAGGAGAACCTACTGGCCCCCGGACCCGAGGAGGATGATCCGCAACTTTTTGTGGCGCTATACGATTTCCAAGCCGGCGGAGAGAATCAATTGAGTCTGAAGAAAGGCGAGCAGGTGCGCATACTTAGCTACAACAAATCGGGGGAGTGGTGCGAGGCGCACTCGGACTCCGGAAACGTTGGATGGGTGCCCTCCAACTATGTCACGCCGCTCAATTCGCTGGAGAAGCACTCCTGGTACCACGGGCCTATCTCACGCAACGCCGCCGAGTATCTTCTCAGCTCCGGAATCAATGGCAGTTTCCTGGTCCGTGAAAGTGAAAGTTCACCGGGTCAAAGGAGCATCAGTTTGAG ATACGAGGGTCGCGTCTATCACTACCGCATCTCAGAGGATCCCGATGGGAAAGTCTTCGTTACCCAGGAGGCCAAGTTTAACACTCTGGCCGAGCTGGTGCATCATCACAGCGTGCCCCATGAGGGTCACGGCCTGATCACACCGCTCCTATATCCGGCGCCCAAGCAGAACAAGCCCACCGTCTTTCCGCTGAGTCCCGAGCCGGATGAGTGGGAGATCTGCCGGACGGACATCATGATGAAGCACAAGCTAGGCGGCGGTCAGTACGGAGAGGTCTACGAGGCCGTTTGGAAGCGGTATGGCAATACGGTGGCTGTTAAAACGCTCAAGGAGGACACCATGGCACTGAAGGACTTCCTCGAAGAGGCGGCCATCATGAAGGAAATGAAGCACCCTAATCTGGTGCAGCTCATTG GTGTTTGCACCAGAGAACCACCGTTCTATATCATCACCGAGTTTATGTCGCACGGCAATCTGTTGGACTTCCTGCGCTCCGCCGGACGCGAAACGCTCGATGCAGTAGCGTTGCTGTACATGGCCACTCAGATAGCGTCGGGAATGAGCTACCTGGAGTCGCGCAACTACATTCATCGCGATCTCGCTGCCCGCAATTGCCTGGTGGGTGACAACAAGCTGGTCAAGGTGGCGGATTTCGGCCTGGCACGTTTGATGCGGGACGACACGTATACAGCACATGCCGGAGCCAAGTTCCCGATCAAATGGACCGCACCGGAGGGTCTGGCCTACAACAAGTTTAGCACCAAATCAGACGTTTGGGCCTTCGGAGTCTTGCTGTGGGAAATCGCCACGTATGGAATGTCACCGTATCCGGCCATCGATCTGACCGATGTGTACCACAAGCTAGACAAGGGCTATCGCATGGAGCGACCGCCAGGCTGCCCGCCGGAGGTGTACGACTTGATGCGCCAGTGCTGGCAGTGGGATGCCACCGACAGGCCCACGTTCAAGAGCATACACCATGCGCTGGAGCACATGTTTCAG GAATCGTCCATCACCGAAGCGGTGGAAAAGCAGCTGAACGCCAACGCCACCAGCGCGAGCAGCTCCGCTCCGAGCACATCGGGCGTGGCCACCGGCGGAGGAGCCACAACCACGACGGCGGCCAGCGGCTGCGCTTCCTCATCCTCGGCCACCGCCTCGCTAAGTCTCACACCGCAGATGGTGAAGAAGGGTTTACCCGGCGGTCAGGCCCTCACGCCGAACGCCCACCACAACGATCCGCACCAGCAGCAGGCCAGCACGCCCATGTCAG AAACCGGATCCACTTCCACCAAGCTAAGCACTTTCTCCAGCCAGGGCAAGGGCAATGTCCAGATGCGTCGCACCACCAACAAGCAGGGCAAACAGGCGCCCGCCCCACCAAAGCGAACCAG CCTGCTCTCGAGCAGTCGGGACTCCACTTATCGCGAGGAGGATCCAGCCAACGCCAGATGCAATTTCATCGACGACCTCAGCACGAATGGTATACACAAATTGAAAACTGCCAACTATTTCAGCCAGACCCTCTCAAGAAATTTCAAGACCCAAATTCCAACCCACCATACACACCAAATACgtacacaacaacaacaacagcaacagtccgtacaacaacaacaacaaatagtaCCATTGTCAGTACAACAACAAGCacatcaacaacagcagaaacaacaacagtatTCCATTAAGAAATCGTCCTCCTGCAGTAGTTTTCTTTACGACATCCTATTTCGAG GACTAGCCCGGGACATCAACAGTTTGACGCAGCGGTACGATTCCGAAACAGATCCGGCAGCCGACCCGGACACAGATGCCACGGGCGATAGTCTGGAGCAGAGTCTGAGCCAAGTGATAGCCGCTCCGGTCACCAACAAGATGCAGCATTCTCTTCAcagcggaggaggaggaggaggaataGGTCCTCGATCCTCGCAGCAACACAGCTCCTTCAAGCGACCGACTGGAACACCCGTGATGGGTAACCGAGGACTAGAGACCCGGCAGAGCAAGCGGTCCCAGCTCCATTCACAGGCTCCGGGTCCAGGACCGCCATCAACTCAACCGCATCATGGCAACAACGGCGTGGTGACCAGTGCTCATCCCATCACTGTGGGTGCGCTCGATGTGATGAATGTCAAGCAGGTGGTGAACCGCTACGGAACACTACCAAAGGGTGCCAGAATCGGTGCCTATCTGGACAGTCTTGAGGATAGCAGTGAGGCTGCTCCTGCTCTTCCGGCAACTGCTCCTTCTCTGCCACCAGCCAATGGACACGCCACGCCTCCGGCTGCCAGACTAAATCCGAAGGCCAGCCCCATTCCGCCACAGCAAATGATCAGGAGCAACTCGTCGGGCGGAGTGACCATGCAAAACAATGCGGCTGCCAGCTTAAACAAGCTTCAGCGTCATCGCACCACTACCGAAGGCACCATGATGACGTTCTCCTCCTTCCGGGCGGGCGGTTCCAGTAGCTCACCCAAGCGGAGTGCCTCGGGAGTGGCTTCAGGAGTCCAGCCAGCTCTGGCCAACCTTGAGTTTCCACCGCCTCCGTTGGACTTGCCTCCGCCGCCCGAGGAATTCGAAGGCGgaccaccacctcctccaccGGCGCCGGAGAGCGCTGTGCAGGCCATCCAGCAGCACTTGCATGCCCAGCTGCCAAACAATGGCAACATTAGCAATGGAAACGGAACaaacaacaacgacagcaGCCACAACGATGTTAGCAACATAGCTCCCAGTGTGGAGGAGGCCAGCTCCAGATTCGGTGTGTCTCTGAGAAAACGCGAGCCCTCCACCGACTCCTGCAGCTCGCTGGGCAGTCCACCCGAGGATCTCAAGGAAAAGCTAATCACCGAAATCAAGGCGGCCGGCAAGGATACTGCTCCGGCCTCACATCTGGCCAACGGCTCGGGCATCGCTGTCGTGGACCCCGTCTCCCTGCTTGTCACCGAACTAGCCGAGAGCATGAACCTGCCAaagccgccgccgcagcagcagcaaaagctgACCAACGGCAATAGTACTGGGTCCGGATTCAAGGCTCAGCTGAAGAAAGTCGAGCCCAAAAAGATGAGCGCGCCAATGCCCAAGGCGGAGCCGGCAAATACCATCATCGACTTCAAggctcatctgcgccgggtGGACAAGGAAAAGGAGCCAGcaactccagctccagctccagctacTGTAGCCGTAGCCAACAATGCCAACTGCAATACAACGGGCACTTTGAACCGGAAGGAGGACGGCAGCAAGAAGTTCTCGCAGGCCATGCAAAAGACTGAAATCAAAATCGACGTAACAAACTCGAATGTGGAGGCGGATGCGGGAGCAGCGGGCGAGGGCGATCTCGGCAAGCGGCGAAGCACAG ATGACGAGGAGCAGTCGCACACGGAGGGCCTGGGATCGGGAGGCCAAGGATCAGCAGACATGACCCAGTCGCTGTACGAGCAGAAGCCACAGATCCAGCAAAAGCCAGCGGTGCCGCACAAGCCAACAAAGCTAACCATCTACGCCACGCCTATTGCCAAACTGACCGAACCAGCCAGCTCCGCCAGCTCCACACAGATATCACGGGAGAGCATTCTGGAGCTGGTTGGCCTGCTAGAGGGCTCGCTCAAGCACCCGGTGAATGCCATCGCTGGATCTCAGTGGCTGCAGCTGAGTGACAAGCTCAACATCCTGCACAATTCGTGCGTGATCTTCGCGGAGAACGGAGCGATGCCGCCGCACTCCAAGTTCCAGTTCCGGGAGCTGGTCACGCGCGTGGAAGCACAGTCGCAGCACTTGCGCTCCGCCGGCAGCAAGAACGTCCAGGACAACGAGCGCCTGGTGGCCGAAGTCGGTCAGTCGCTGCGTCAGATCTCCAATGCGCTTAACAGGTAA